The following are encoded together in the Arenicella xantha genome:
- a CDS encoding glycoside hydrolase family 13 protein — MYDLIKTAVSGGKTILLLTLLILPLQTSAASVERIEPPFWWAGMVSNKLQLMVSGPNVGKMRVSTAAPFVKISRQSEAQSPNYLFVDLELLNGHTAGRVAFEFTATDGSVSTHEYEFKQRRKDSANRTGFSAKDVIYLVTPDRFANGDLANDSVASLREAADRGNPDGRHGGDLIGLADNLEYLNQLGITQIWLNPLQENDQERYSYHGYSVSDLYNIDARLGGNAALLAVTAKAKSLGIGLIMDTIPNHIGLNHWWMNDLPSSDWVNNDGEFFQTSHRHEMVQDPYAPASDKREFSDGWFVPTMPDLNQRNPYLANYLIQNNIWWVEYADLTGLRVDTLPYADKHFTQEFSNRLLSEYPDFNIVGEEWSTNISLVSYWQRGKRNQDGFDANIPSLMDFPLQDALIKALTEPATEPNSATTGLLRIHGVLANDFQYPKADDLVVIGDNHDMSRLYTWLHEDIRLYKMALSFLMTTRGVPQLFYGTEILMKNPGTEEHGIIRSDFPGGWPDDQRNAFTGEGMAESELQAQAFVRKLLNWRKQSAAVHSGALVHYLPRDGVYTYFRQTADESVMVVMNNSEQVKELETQRFSESTRGYSSMRDVFIGSQQRIASTIKVPAKSARIFELIK, encoded by the coding sequence ATGTATGACCTAATCAAAACGGCAGTTAGTGGCGGTAAAACGATTCTATTATTGACCCTGCTTATTTTGCCGTTACAAACCTCAGCGGCAAGTGTTGAACGCATAGAGCCCCCGTTTTGGTGGGCCGGTATGGTGAGCAACAAATTACAGTTGATGGTTTCGGGGCCTAATGTTGGCAAAATGCGTGTGTCCACCGCGGCGCCGTTTGTGAAAATTAGTCGACAGTCCGAAGCGCAGAGCCCTAACTATTTGTTTGTCGATCTGGAATTGCTTAACGGTCACACAGCCGGACGTGTAGCATTTGAATTTACTGCAACCGATGGTTCTGTCAGCACGCATGAATATGAATTCAAGCAGCGACGAAAGGACTCTGCGAATCGTACGGGTTTTTCTGCGAAGGATGTTATTTATCTTGTCACGCCAGACCGCTTTGCTAACGGTGATCTGGCTAATGATTCGGTTGCTAGCTTGCGTGAAGCGGCCGATCGAGGTAACCCTGATGGTCGACACGGAGGAGATCTAATCGGATTGGCTGACAATTTGGAGTATCTAAATCAACTCGGTATAACGCAGATTTGGCTAAATCCCCTGCAAGAAAATGATCAAGAGCGTTATTCTTATCATGGTTACTCTGTCAGTGATCTATACAATATTGATGCGCGGCTAGGTGGCAATGCGGCATTACTCGCGGTTACGGCTAAGGCGAAAAGCTTGGGTATCGGTCTGATTATGGATACCATTCCCAATCACATAGGTCTTAATCATTGGTGGATGAATGACTTGCCAAGTAGTGATTGGGTCAATAACGATGGCGAATTTTTTCAAACTTCGCATCGTCATGAAATGGTGCAGGACCCGTACGCGCCGGCCAGTGATAAGCGGGAGTTTAGTGATGGTTGGTTTGTGCCGACTATGCCCGATTTAAATCAACGTAATCCCTACCTTGCAAATTATCTTATTCAAAACAATATCTGGTGGGTTGAATATGCCGACTTAACGGGCCTTAGAGTCGACACTCTGCCCTATGCTGACAAACACTTTACACAAGAATTCAGCAATCGCTTGTTGAGTGAGTATCCCGATTTCAATATCGTCGGTGAGGAATGGTCTACCAATATAAGCTTGGTGTCTTACTGGCAAAGAGGTAAGCGCAATCAAGACGGGTTCGACGCAAATATTCCGAGTTTGATGGATTTTCCATTGCAAGACGCGTTAATTAAAGCGCTGACCGAACCCGCTACTGAACCTAACTCTGCGACGACTGGACTGCTTCGCATACACGGCGTTCTGGCTAATGATTTTCAATACCCAAAGGCTGATGATCTTGTTGTCATTGGTGACAACCATGATATGAGCCGACTCTACACTTGGCTCCACGAAGATATTCGTTTGTACAAAATGGCACTCAGTTTTTTAATGACAACGCGAGGTGTTCCACAGTTATTTTACGGTACTGAGATTTTGATGAAAAACCCCGGCACCGAGGAACACGGTATTATTCGCAGCGATTTCCCTGGTGGATGGCCGGATGATCAGCGCAATGCGTTCACCGGTGAAGGTATGGCCGAGTCTGAGTTGCAGGCCCAAGCGTTTGTTCGAAAGCTACTTAATTGGCGTAAACAAAGTGCAGCGGTTCATTCCGGCGCGCTGGTGCACTACTTACCACGCGATGGTGTTTATACCTATTTTCGGCAAACAGCCGATGAATCTGTGATGGTGGTTATGAATAATAGTGAGCAAGTTAAAGAGCTTGAGACGCAACGTTTCTCGGAGTCGACCCGCGGTTATTCCAGTATGCGTGATGTGTTTATTGGCAGCCAGCAGCGTATCGCTTCGACTATTAAGGTGCCCGCAAAATCAGCACGTATCTTCGAGCTTATTAAATAG
- a CDS encoding sugar MFS transporter, producing the protein MAQAPIADTSASATDAHQNKNYLVPLIILATLFFMWGFLTSLNDILIPYFKKLFELNYTQALLIQFCFFAAYGVCSIPSGTLVKRIGYQRGAVIGLTIAAVGCFLFVPAANQLSYNLFLGALFVLAAGITLLQVSANPYVAQLGPAATAPRRLTLTQAFNSLGAFLGPKTGAVLLLGAAATQLEMSAEAVKMPYVQLGVALLVMAVVFFFIKLPKLNDDAESGSYVDSLKYRHLVLGVIAIFVYVGAEVSIGSLIINFMADPLIAGMPEAEAASFVSYYWGLALIGRFVGVALMFVISGNRMLLINALCAVALLVVAITTEGQSAYIALVAVGFFNSLMFPTIFSLAIAKLGPLASRGSGLLCTAIIGGALIPLAQGIVADTSGLQISFVIPAVCYLYIAFYGATGWQPKGPALEQG; encoded by the coding sequence ATGGCTCAAGCACCTATTGCGGACACCTCCGCGAGCGCGACCGATGCGCATCAAAATAAGAACTACCTCGTTCCACTGATTATTTTAGCCACACTATTTTTCATGTGGGGCTTTTTGACGTCGCTAAACGATATCCTTATTCCTTACTTTAAGAAGTTATTTGAACTTAACTATACTCAGGCGTTATTGATTCAATTTTGTTTTTTTGCTGCTTATGGTGTTTGTAGTATTCCGTCAGGCACCTTGGTTAAGCGTATTGGCTATCAACGCGGTGCTGTGATTGGCCTTACAATTGCTGCGGTGGGTTGCTTTCTATTTGTGCCTGCTGCGAATCAGCTTAGCTACAATTTGTTTCTTGGCGCACTTTTCGTGTTGGCAGCGGGTATCACCTTATTGCAGGTATCGGCTAACCCGTACGTGGCTCAATTGGGCCCAGCAGCCACTGCTCCGCGACGCCTGACATTAACTCAAGCGTTTAACTCGCTAGGTGCCTTTTTAGGGCCTAAGACTGGCGCGGTATTGTTACTCGGCGCGGCGGCCACTCAACTTGAAATGAGTGCTGAAGCGGTGAAGATGCCGTATGTGCAATTGGGCGTTGCCTTGCTGGTTATGGCAGTGGTGTTCTTTTTTATTAAACTGCCTAAATTAAACGACGATGCAGAAAGCGGTTCGTATGTTGATTCGTTGAAATACCGTCATTTAGTACTCGGTGTGATCGCTATTTTTGTCTATGTTGGTGCCGAGGTGTCAATTGGCAGTTTGATTATCAACTTTATGGCCGACCCGCTGATTGCTGGCATGCCAGAAGCAGAAGCCGCCAGTTTCGTGTCGTACTATTGGGGCTTGGCTCTGATCGGAAGATTCGTCGGTGTGGCGCTCATGTTCGTGATCTCCGGGAACCGCATGTTGCTGATAAATGCGCTATGCGCGGTGGCGCTATTAGTGGTGGCCATTACCACTGAAGGGCAGTCTGCTTATATCGCATTGGTCGCTGTTGGCTTCTTTAACTCGCTAATGTTTCCAACCATCTTTAGTTTAGCGATTGCTAAGTTAGGCCCGCTTGCGAGTCGTGGTTCTGGTTTGTTGTGTACGGCTATTATCGGTGGTGCGCTGATTCCATTGGCGCAAGGTATCGTTGCTGATACTTCTGGTTTACAGATTTCGTTTGTTATTCCTGCGGTCTGCTATTTGTATATTGCGTTCTATGGTGCGACTGGCTGGCAACCTAAAGGTCCAGCTCTTGAGCAAGGTTAG
- a CDS encoding LacI family DNA-binding transcriptional regulator: protein MKGKNKPTSVDIAHLAGVSQPTVSRALRNSPLVSLATRQRVQQIARDLNYKVDVNARNLRSQRTNTLALLLFEDSGEREAFINPFFLSMLGSITRASAQQGYDLLISFQQLSDDWNAEYEDANKADGIIFLGYGDYTSYIKRISKLDHEGAHFVTWGPVIEDQPGLFVGSDNELGGFLAADHLIRLEHTRIAFLGDESNDYPEFRDRYAGYCRAHAKHGLEVDPRLRVNAFFSEECGYRAAHTLITSGVEFSAIACASDLIAIGAIKALREHGLKVPRDKAIVGFDDIPTAEHLAPSLTTIQQDTFAAGQALVDSVIRSINGETGESKLLPTRLIIRDSSGAKISL from the coding sequence ATGAAAGGTAAGAACAAACCGACATCGGTCGACATTGCACACTTAGCGGGCGTTTCACAGCCCACGGTGTCGCGTGCCTTGCGCAATAGCCCGCTGGTGAGTCTCGCGACACGCCAACGAGTACAACAAATTGCGCGTGACTTGAATTACAAAGTCGATGTTAATGCCCGCAACTTACGGTCACAACGTACCAATACCTTAGCCTTGCTTTTGTTTGAAGACAGCGGTGAGCGCGAAGCCTTTATTAACCCCTTCTTCTTATCGATGCTAGGCAGCATTACCCGCGCATCAGCGCAACAAGGCTACGATTTACTCATATCGTTTCAACAACTCAGTGATGACTGGAATGCTGAATACGAAGACGCCAACAAAGCCGACGGCATCATATTCCTCGGTTACGGCGACTACACCAGCTACATCAAACGCATTTCCAAACTCGATCACGAAGGCGCTCACTTTGTCACCTGGGGCCCAGTCATTGAAGATCAACCTGGACTGTTCGTCGGCAGTGACAACGAGCTCGGCGGGTTCTTAGCCGCCGATCACTTGATTCGTCTGGAACATACCCGCATTGCCTTTCTCGGTGATGAATCAAATGACTACCCAGAGTTCCGAGACCGCTACGCAGGTTATTGTCGAGCCCATGCCAAACACGGCCTTGAGGTAGACCCTAGGCTTCGCGTAAATGCATTCTTTTCCGAAGAATGCGGTTATCGCGCAGCTCACACCTTAATTACTAGCGGCGTGGAATTCTCAGCCATTGCCTGTGCCAGCGACTTAATTGCTATTGGTGCAATCAAAGCACTACGCGAGCATGGCCTCAAAGTACCTCGAGACAAAGCAATTGTGGGCTTTGACGACATTCCCACCGCCGAACACTTGGCACCATCACTAACCACCATTCAGCAAGACACTTTTGCGGCCGGCCAAGCATTGGTCGACAGCGTGATTCGCTCAATCAACGGCGAAACAGGTGAATCCAAATTATTGCCCACTCGACTGATCATTCGAGACTCTAGCGGCGCGAAAATATCACTCTAA
- a CDS encoding alpha-amylase family glycosyl hydrolase — protein sequence MKQHSINQDWWRGAVIYQVYPRSFCDTSGDGIGDIRGIINKLDYIVELGVDAVWVSPFFKSPMKDFGYDISDYRDVDPIFGSLSDFDELIDQAKQRNLKVMIDQVLSHTSDQHDWFVESSESRSNAKADWYVWADPKADGSAPNNWISIFGGSAWEWHAGRGQYYLHNFLKSQPDLNFHCAELRQQILQELEFWLKRGVDGFRLDAINFCYHDQSLRDNPFKPREQRTGRGFSPDNPYAAQYHHFDNTQIENLSFLESVRDLLNQYPGTVALGEINSEDSLKTLSEYTEGGKRLHMGYNFELLADEFSVDHIKTTVNSLEAVIGEGWPCWAVSNHDVTRVVTRWGNGKLNQEFAKMTLALAASLRGTLCVYQGEELGFTEAPIQRDQLKDPFGIEFWPEFKGRDGCRTPIAWDESEPNAGFSQGSAWLPVAPDHAQNNVSVQIDDPGSVLNFYKSFLSWRSEQTTLIKGDICFIDAPDNLLVIKRSHDQQTTIACFNLSDQPIIWQPQKLDQELVLGTYKFGEKTSLENNIVQFAPYGFAYFA from the coding sequence TTGAAGCAGCACTCGATCAATCAAGATTGGTGGCGAGGCGCGGTGATTTATCAAGTCTATCCCCGCAGCTTTTGTGATACCAGCGGCGACGGCATTGGTGACATCCGAGGAATAATCAACAAGCTCGACTACATCGTCGAGTTAGGCGTTGATGCTGTATGGGTATCACCATTTTTCAAATCACCGATGAAAGACTTCGGCTACGACATTAGCGATTATCGTGACGTTGATCCGATATTCGGATCACTCAGCGATTTTGATGAACTCATTGATCAAGCGAAACAACGCAATCTCAAGGTCATGATCGACCAAGTGCTTAGCCACACGTCGGATCAACATGACTGGTTTGTCGAAAGCAGCGAATCGCGCAGCAACGCTAAAGCCGACTGGTACGTTTGGGCTGACCCAAAAGCGGACGGCTCAGCGCCAAATAACTGGATTTCGATATTCGGCGGTTCTGCGTGGGAATGGCATGCTGGGCGCGGACAATACTATCTGCACAATTTCTTAAAATCACAACCCGATCTCAACTTTCATTGCGCAGAATTACGCCAACAAATTCTTCAAGAGCTCGAATTTTGGCTGAAGCGCGGTGTGGATGGATTTAGACTTGATGCGATCAATTTTTGTTATCACGATCAATCACTACGCGATAACCCATTTAAGCCACGCGAACAGCGAACCGGTCGCGGCTTCTCACCAGACAACCCTTATGCGGCGCAGTATCACCACTTTGACAATACTCAAATAGAAAACTTGAGCTTCTTAGAATCGGTTCGTGACCTGCTAAATCAATATCCTGGTACCGTTGCGCTCGGTGAGATCAACTCCGAGGATTCATTGAAAACATTGTCCGAGTATACCGAGGGCGGCAAACGACTGCATATGGGTTATAACTTTGAATTACTCGCCGATGAGTTTTCAGTCGACCATATAAAGACAACCGTCAACTCGTTAGAGGCGGTGATCGGCGAAGGCTGGCCCTGTTGGGCGGTTAGCAATCATGATGTGACACGTGTGGTTACACGCTGGGGCAACGGCAAACTGAATCAAGAGTTCGCCAAAATGACTCTGGCTTTAGCTGCGAGCCTTCGTGGCACTCTGTGCGTATATCAAGGCGAAGAACTCGGTTTTACCGAAGCACCAATACAACGAGATCAATTGAAAGACCCCTTCGGCATTGAGTTCTGGCCAGAATTTAAGGGTCGCGACGGATGTCGCACGCCTATCGCTTGGGATGAATCCGAACCCAATGCTGGCTTCTCTCAAGGTTCGGCATGGCTACCTGTGGCACCTGACCATGCGCAAAATAATGTGAGTGTACAAATTGATGACCCGGGCTCGGTGCTGAATTTTTATAAATCGTTTCTGAGCTGGCGAAGTGAGCAAACAACTTTAATTAAAGGCGACATCTGTTTTATTGATGCGCCCGATAACTTATTAGTTATTAAACGTAGCCACGACCAGCAAACTACGATTGCCTGCTTTAATCTATCTGATCAGCCAATCATTTGGCAGCCGCAAAAACTAGATCAAGAGCTCGTATTAGGAACATACAAATTTGGTGAAAAGACGTCACTCGAAAACAACATAGTGCAGTTTGCACCATACGGATTTGCATATTTTGCTTAG
- the glk gene encoding glucokinase yields the protein MSDNPTLIADIGGTNARFALTADAPRYFMQAQTLEAAEFEHVSDAIDTYLHSHNVKQLNGISLAVAGPIRDDKVSFPNSHWAIDCKDLRARYNTEHVRLLNDWEAISYSLSCLGADDLINIGGEWNGLPDGDYTVGALGPGSGLGMSGLLRRNGGLIPLVTEGGHAGFSPENQLQGEILAYLHQKFDDRISRERLLSGPGLVNIHEALCEIHGQENPGLIAADIAVAGINKTDPICEETFDLFFEVLGQVAGDIALALGADQGVFIGGGICQRYPQQLIESRFRKGFENKGRHSYLMRNIPTWLIMHKNPGLLGASVYAQTLL from the coding sequence ATGAGCGACAACCCCACTTTGATTGCCGATATTGGCGGAACAAATGCACGATTCGCACTCACCGCCGACGCACCGCGCTACTTTATGCAGGCCCAAACCTTAGAAGCCGCCGAATTTGAACATGTATCTGATGCCATCGACACCTATTTGCATTCGCATAACGTCAAGCAACTTAACGGCATTTCATTAGCGGTAGCAGGCCCTATTCGCGACGACAAAGTATCTTTCCCGAACAGCCATTGGGCGATCGACTGCAAGGACTTGCGCGCCCGATACAATACCGAACATGTAAGGCTGTTGAATGACTGGGAGGCTATTTCATACAGCCTTAGTTGCCTCGGAGCAGATGACCTGATCAACATTGGCGGCGAGTGGAACGGCCTACCTGACGGCGACTATACGGTTGGTGCGCTAGGCCCTGGTAGCGGATTGGGTATGTCGGGTTTATTACGACGCAATGGCGGATTGATTCCGTTAGTCACCGAAGGTGGGCACGCTGGTTTTTCACCTGAGAATCAATTACAAGGCGAGATTCTAGCTTACCTACATCAGAAATTTGACGACCGAATCTCCCGCGAACGGTTGCTCTCAGGCCCAGGCTTGGTCAACATTCACGAAGCATTGTGCGAAATACACGGTCAGGAAAATCCCGGATTAATCGCTGCCGACATTGCGGTAGCCGGGATCAATAAAACAGACCCCATATGCGAAGAGACATTCGACTTATTCTTTGAAGTGCTCGGGCAGGTCGCAGGCGATATCGCCTTGGCACTTGGCGCCGACCAAGGCGTGTTTATCGGCGGTGGGATATGCCAACGTTATCCACAACAACTCATCGAGAGTCGGTTCCGCAAAGGGTTCGAGAACAAAGGTCGCCACAGCTATCTAATGCGCAACATTCCAACCTGGTTAATAATGCACAAAAATCCAGGCTTACTTGGCGCCAGCGTATACGCCCAAACCTTGCTTTAA
- the zwf gene encoding glucose-6-phosphate dehydrogenase produces MLKTCNIVIVGGEGDLAFRKLYPALYSLHKESLLAESSKIVGFGRGKFTPEKFIANMRKWTEESDYVNNVDDESWASFSERVLHFVGDATDPKDIKKLQKEMGDGEIVFYLSTPPSIFAPICKAMGEAGAVADTTRLVVEKPLGSSRESFNDINNTLFETFEEHQIYRIDHYLGKETVQNLLALRFSNIFFEPLWNRHYIDHVQVTVAESVGAGGRWSYYNESGALRDMVQNHLLQLVCLVAMEFPSRNKADDIRDEKLKVIRSLKPIDASNVQTLTVRGQYTEGSVSQKLVPGYLQEKDALPASDTETFVAIKAEIQNNRWQGVPFYLRTGKRMAERYSEIVIQFKPVIFKFIDIDPNAINNNQLVIRLQPNEGVEMKLMNKVPGLSEKTTLQNVGLNLSFEEAFEEHRSPSAYERLILDVTRGDQTLFMRSDELRGAWRWVDGMIDGWETVQQKPQKYKSGSAGPDDALGLLIKDGRKWQDYEG; encoded by the coding sequence ATGCTAAAAACCTGTAATATCGTGATCGTTGGAGGGGAAGGCGATCTCGCGTTTAGAAAGCTATATCCTGCTCTTTATAGTCTACACAAGGAGTCTCTGCTCGCAGAGAGCTCAAAAATAGTTGGCTTTGGTCGAGGCAAGTTTACGCCAGAAAAATTTATCGCAAATATGCGAAAGTGGACCGAAGAGAGTGATTATGTCAACAATGTCGATGATGAGTCATGGGCTAGCTTTAGCGAGCGCGTACTACATTTCGTGGGAGATGCCACCGACCCTAAGGATATTAAAAAGCTCCAAAAGGAAATGGGTGATGGCGAGATAGTGTTCTACTTGTCGACGCCGCCGTCGATTTTTGCGCCGATCTGTAAAGCAATGGGCGAGGCTGGCGCGGTCGCTGACACTACACGATTGGTGGTGGAAAAGCCGTTGGGTTCATCACGTGAGTCGTTTAACGACATAAATAATACGCTGTTCGAGACCTTCGAGGAGCACCAGATCTACCGCATCGATCATTACCTTGGTAAAGAGACGGTACAGAACTTACTCGCGTTGCGCTTTTCCAATATCTTTTTTGAGCCATTGTGGAATCGTCACTATATCGACCATGTGCAAGTCACCGTGGCTGAGAGCGTTGGTGCTGGCGGGCGTTGGTCGTACTACAATGAGTCTGGCGCGCTTCGCGATATGGTGCAGAATCATTTGTTGCAGCTTGTGTGCTTGGTTGCCATGGAATTTCCATCGCGCAATAAAGCGGACGATATTCGTGACGAAAAGCTCAAGGTGATTCGTAGCCTCAAGCCGATTGACGCCTCGAATGTTCAAACCTTGACGGTCCGTGGGCAATACACTGAGGGTTCTGTCAGTCAGAAGCTCGTGCCAGGCTATCTGCAAGAAAAAGATGCGCTACCGGCGTCCGACACTGAAACGTTTGTTGCGATCAAGGCTGAGATTCAGAATAACCGTTGGCAGGGAGTGCCGTTTTATCTGCGCACTGGCAAGCGGATGGCGGAGCGTTATTCAGAAATCGTTATTCAGTTTAAGCCGGTAATTTTTAAATTCATCGACATTGACCCAAATGCAATTAATAACAATCAATTAGTTATTCGTTTGCAGCCTAATGAAGGTGTTGAAATGAAGTTGATGAATAAAGTGCCTGGTTTGAGTGAAAAAACCACCTTACAAAACGTCGGCTTAAACTTGTCGTTTGAAGAGGCGTTTGAAGAGCATCGCAGCCCGAGTGCTTACGAGCGCTTAATTTTGGATGTGACGCGCGGTGACCAAACCTTGTTTATGCGGTCAGATGAGTTACGCGGCGCCTGGCGTTGGGTCGACGGCATGATCGACGGATGGGAAACCGTCCAGCAAAAACCACAGAAGTATAAATCTGGATCCGCGGGTCCAGACGACGCACTCGGCTTACTGATTAAAGATGGCCGCAAGTGGCAGGATTACGAGGGATAA
- the pgl gene encoding 6-phosphogluconolactonase — translation MEPNYQWHEGSDAQSLAENLAGELVIKIGDAISERGLAVLALSGGSTPKPLFKALAEHDIEWSKVIITLVDERWVAPSHELSNAAFMHRFLLDALPDTVRFVPLYQAAESVQESLSSVLGNYCHVTRSTMDQPRPFDIVILGMGEDGHTASFFPDADNIAQLVDPLSDEFLMCCSSPSTQVPRVTWSLPQLLTAPFLALHFTGESKRAVFERACGDSDATTLPIRSAIFQTRVPLNVYYAA, via the coding sequence GTGGAACCGAATTATCAATGGCATGAGGGCAGTGACGCACAGAGCTTGGCCGAAAACCTAGCCGGCGAGCTGGTGATTAAAATTGGCGACGCGATTTCAGAACGTGGTCTGGCGGTGTTGGCGTTGTCTGGTGGGTCAACGCCCAAGCCGCTGTTTAAGGCGCTAGCCGAGCACGATATTGAGTGGTCTAAGGTGATTATCACCTTGGTCGATGAGCGTTGGGTAGCGCCGAGTCATGAATTGTCTAACGCGGCGTTTATGCATCGGTTCTTGCTTGATGCGTTACCGGATACCGTTCGGTTTGTGCCGCTTTATCAGGCCGCGGAATCTGTGCAAGAGTCATTGTCTTCAGTGCTTGGCAATTACTGCCATGTTACTCGTTCGACTATGGATCAACCGCGGCCATTTGATATTGTGATTTTAGGTATGGGCGAAGATGGGCACACCGCCTCGTTTTTTCCCGATGCTGACAATATTGCGCAACTGGTCGACCCACTCAGCGATGAGTTCTTAATGTGCTGTAGCAGTCCTAGTACGCAGGTTCCTCGAGTGACTTGGAGTTTGCCGCAACTGTTAACTGCCCCCTTTTTAGCATTGCATTTCACAGGTGAATCAAAGCGCGCTGTATTTGAGCGTGCTTGTGGCGATAGTGATGCCACTACGTTACCAATTCGCAGTGCCATTTTTCAAACACGCGTTCCTTTGAATGTGTACTACGCCGCCTAA
- a CDS encoding MFS transporter, giving the protein MNAQLTAKPTLNFWQIWNMCFGFLGIQFGFALQNSNISRIFQTLGADMSAIPILFIAAPLTGLLVQPIVGHFSDKTWNRLGRRRPYFLWGALLTTGALIFMPSSPTLWVAAGMLWILDASINVTMEPFRAFVGDMLPSKQRTFGYVMQTFFIGVGAVVASMMPWIFTNLLDVSNTAPAGQIPDSVKFSFYLGAAAVALTVGWTILRTREYSPDELASFIEPEIAAQASQTQHELDGKSVFSQTAAFIWCAVGLLATIAVYLGRWDAQLYILSAGAVCYGLIQLYAATIEARGGADNGFYEACRNVVLMPSTMRQLALVQFFSWFPLFAMWIYTTPAVTSFHYASSDPQSAAYNTGADWVGVLFAGYNGFSILAALLIPVAVKLIGLKGTHQLNLLLGAAGLASMLVIRDPHWLMLSMVGVGFAWASILSVPYAILSDALPSNKMGIYMGVFNFFIVIPQLVAASLLGLALKYLFGGEPILILGLAAGLWVVAALAMFFVKYQDPVA; this is encoded by the coding sequence ATGAACGCACAATTAACGGCGAAGCCAACACTGAACTTTTGGCAAATATGGAATATGTGTTTTGGGTTTTTAGGAATTCAGTTTGGTTTTGCGCTGCAGAATTCCAATATTAGTCGAATTTTTCAAACACTCGGCGCTGACATGAGCGCGATCCCAATATTATTCATCGCCGCGCCGCTAACGGGGTTGCTAGTGCAGCCGATAGTAGGGCACTTTAGTGATAAAACATGGAACCGTCTGGGGCGTAGACGGCCATATTTCTTATGGGGCGCTTTGCTCACGACCGGTGCGTTAATTTTTATGCCGAGTTCGCCAACTCTTTGGGTTGCCGCTGGTATGTTGTGGATTCTAGATGCTTCGATTAACGTCACTATGGAGCCGTTCCGTGCGTTTGTCGGCGATATGTTGCCAAGTAAGCAGCGTACGTTTGGTTATGTTATGCAAACCTTCTTTATTGGGGTTGGAGCGGTAGTAGCTTCGATGATGCCGTGGATATTCACCAATCTGTTAGACGTGTCGAATACGGCTCCGGCAGGGCAGATACCAGACTCGGTAAAGTTTAGTTTTTATTTAGGGGCAGCCGCAGTGGCTTTGACTGTAGGTTGGACTATTTTGCGAACCAGAGAATACAGCCCCGATGAGTTGGCCTCATTTATTGAGCCGGAAATTGCGGCTCAGGCGAGTCAAACACAGCATGAATTGGATGGTAAATCGGTATTCAGTCAGACAGCCGCTTTTATATGGTGCGCTGTGGGTCTATTGGCAACGATTGCGGTTTACCTCGGTCGCTGGGACGCTCAGTTGTATATCCTTAGTGCCGGTGCGGTTTGCTACGGCCTCATTCAGTTATACGCCGCCACCATTGAAGCGCGTGGCGGCGCGGATAATGGATTTTACGAGGCCTGTCGGAATGTGGTGTTAATGCCAAGCACCATGCGTCAGCTGGCATTAGTTCAGTTCTTTTCATGGTTCCCGTTGTTTGCCATGTGGATTTACACCACACCGGCGGTTACGTCTTTTCACTACGCAAGCTCCGATCCACAGAGTGCGGCTTACAATACCGGTGCGGATTGGGTTGGCGTGCTATTTGCGGGCTACAATGGATTCTCGATTCTCGCTGCGCTGCTGATACCCGTAGCGGTAAAGCTGATCGGCCTAAAAGGCACTCATCAACTTAATTTGTTGTTGGGGGCAGCCGGCTTGGCGTCAATGTTAGTTATTCGCGACCCGCATTGGTTAATGCTTTCGATGGTCGGCGTTGGCTTTGCATGGGCATCGATTTTATCCGTGCCGTACGCCATTTTGTCGGATGCCTTGCCCTCTAACAAAATGGGCATTTACATGGGCGTATTCAATTTCTTTATTGTGATTCCGCAACTGGTTGCGGCTAGTTTGCTGGGATTGGCATTAAAGTATTTGTTTGGTGGCGAACCGATACTGATTCTGGGCTTGGCCGCGGGTCTTTGGGTGGTTGCGGCGCTTGCTATGTTTTTCGTTAAGTATCAAGACCCAGTGGCGTGA